From Xenopus tropicalis strain Nigerian chromosome 3, UCB_Xtro_10.0, whole genome shotgun sequence, the proteins below share one genomic window:
- the golgb1 gene encoding golgin subfamily B member 1 isoform X2, translating into MESASQKEMSEDQMERLAHYEQLVVQLKELIQQKDAEIEQRDAQIKLERETSDSKFTKLKLQAKAKVANLNKQLEELKKTSADNKANKEGNSDDQRQDAKIHEEEKRRLQDNVSELTKQLQESQETVSNLTRQLYDSQESLNELTRQLHESQQTVEQLHERQQNQESETRDLQRKLEEQCETLNARTQFVEMLEQELQSAELQKQVLSEQFRQMETELKSLRESLDEEKKQYACQVTIIEEKLTEKDHACQMLLKELEQKSEAQQELEKMKADLRSSQDLLQQMKEELEKGQEAHKELEQMREELKRGKVAQDELEQLKEQLKKGMEDQRLNTGKDSQGNFGEELPKEQEDLCGLYEAGEGQKHGTKVSLELEQTERVHEELERMKEEIEQLRGYQIELEQVRKELEKEKGAKEELEKAKMELDSIKAAQKNQELNEWKIEETLALQHQNMESPVTTEEYHEAFCIIKSENLGQMLNEMSKTDTEEKALDDACSLLTASENVLEPQGELITQVLNLSSVEKDGLDSVSEDFAIALGNAVEDMQEKQLSILMMDIRDTKEEIESLNGQLLKKAEELPSEKLEQRVDDSECKAENDFVELTDATYSENLKCNIYEERSDISDLDIYQDKAPVRQVRNDEGSDTTCQALLTTESSNKEINVDINALNKLVSELQNQVQTLTSEKEALVKRITFLDTDIKQMEYYGAQNILAEKANSLENESKSKDVKIAALQKDLDQLNLQMSEQDALLKLKEDQLCEKETNMISLQEMLNLSQSKEERLSEALAGNERENVLLQDLLSQKSASITNFEILLTEKDQQLAELSHSLSDKVVLLNEEKHSLGLEIKILKEQLISVDREQKEDIEHSAILRKENEDVRLQLDKIIRENSQLQGKMELVQQEREELHQQLEVLRHDHVTKKEMLHCVQEELHLLQIQLQEGTREHLQSQEKLLSVQREKEELEAIVKTLRQDNAQQQEFVTLQQSSDGDLQEQIQKLTETQLHNAETIRNLQIEKSNLEHEVHSLKSRSLLDIDEPKEKEEMQEQLELQKNELDHLKKKLHASLINRKELMKKVSTLEKKLTKYNTEPDCSGSINVEAKSACQQVAEQNVVEEVLKLQLSEMESDLEKARRQIIENQEDEEKLQTLIEEMSLEMSKKDNLIKTLHMEKTENLSLIERLTAESQNLKCLVSVPSCEPDELTDTKATLENKIINLEQEKEQLQKKVQDALNSRRDTIKKAQEKDRHHREQLKQQKEEYNLLQEKYEEQQKHFLEHQGQIKNVQEVEASKLQLCQLEEPQDAGTQTDASDQQHLKFINVEVDKPVSDEDLSTKETVETLKQQLGIFEKQRDEFERRAICLEEDLARRLEEVSELQETIEHLNRELQHQQDNCQQFEAKAASLTIELDKSLQDYNILQTMESELKETQKEFFLKQEEINSLQMVLEERNEFVKNLQLSVLEKEEITVALKAQLENQAKENEERIQKFEKQVLEVQQKQDEDVEEARNKTQLQRKLQAALISRKEALKESKSLQSELDKMGKQREELSSQLRMVESSVVQLSEERDNLLDTLFSQKEELNKLRVDVDKCLADNQNLDASCESLKLALAGITHEKEILEKELESMKNAGSTQQLEWQEKLSDQQKEYESLLQSYENVSNETDRMNRALEAVRLEKQEIFHKMKSMESAKREVEKQLEDADLELENMKDKMRKFAKSKQQKILELEEENEKLRGDLQPSSSEQILKFNKENEELKAELERLHSNNCDLVAQLEVVKNENVSLIQEAECLRNQFQSIESKLEKIEKEHPNFSQDETITTQESSVVSVLPPPKSREKADSSQISVELDNNQEKTSDKVLANDLIAQLQYRINELENNTKENSFEKISDEIKVLREDKFKAEKWISNLLEEINQLQDRIHELENNTRDNGLEKMSDDIKVLQEDKFKAEKQICNLLENISQLQEEIEELKKINQEVQIAVAKAIKEKETTELEKDELEERLMNQLAELNGSIGNYQQDAMDLQIKNDCLQKELQDLQFELEEEKRKLERQKAEALSHVQKEYVDKLKSVHQGEKGRERQAKELQELLKEKQQEVRHLQKDCILFQETISGLERTVKALEFVHSECEKEKVATNERTAKAKEDTKKAKADLTSIRVLLDDTQSEAARVLAENMKLKESLRVAGEDAALKLRIKDEEAEKRLEHERDKHLKEIKNMQEKLDLLQQDKEKMQETITGLQTALDNKTMELKELQGSLNQNIAKLAAFTRSMCSLQDDRDRVIEESKKWNKKFSGAMQAKDNEMEEKEKICTSLKNKLTEITSQAEELREQVIRLEKVNKELTTAIHTDAESHLKVQNSLLEEKAVLSSQLEEEQRLQHSSQEELKLRNLEATDRQNQLDALETEIKQFKAEKENQLDTIKRLELKVQDMGLHIEQIESDLQASKTLTEQLHRELEQKEQDVVRLLSSQDEAVSTAVRELQELHAAESKELQERIADMEQERSQLREKLEAIKAQAQHSQEDTRRSKTQLEAITKSMCSLQEERERLISDYQQLEERHLSAILAKDSLIQEAAAEGNELREELRSLLSRTDDLNAQNAKLNAQLARYREDLKELITLKDSQLKQLLGEKLQEIERLRQEQSAQEQQLKQEKEQGDILQQQLEETRKEKQSTQLEVETLTLCVSKLQTEREEGETRYAEEIEEVQKLKEELLQLQSELTLVKEEKYQIQTEAEKRLKSVEEELQRKLQSLQHDTGIMRNETETAEERVAELARDLMDAEQHLLHANEENSSLTARIQAFEGSMRSLQDSHDSAKEELHKMHLEQRKWSFMEETHREEQQTLKALLEEQAAKLEAGQMQISQLSSDLQASQNHIKFLENLQEESKRLQGALNSSQREVAIHVQNTDLKDRKVPSNTSDSLLSALQTSQEEVQSLQKQLNDALSQVHHKELRVQQLNGKLSQIFEEKNALSMQLRGSSQNLKDALSRYASLEKQLQELAPKNQVSVQEAVMVDSAPGAPQERKEIHTEADQQLIELQQRYQEMKHKNTEAEQVVAVLERQLLDERQRAEDRFQEMEENMQRLQVNNWSTPEDPNMSQELSLLIEPPEIVKTKARSSSIRRFLRHGLFSRRRTPLLIALYQVVIHALLLLCITGHL; encoded by the exons ATGGAATCTGCATCCCAAAAGGAAATGTCAGAGGACCAGATGGAAAGACTGGCTCACTACGAGCAGCTTGTGGTACAATTAAAGGAGCTGATCCAGCAGAAGGATGCGGAGATAGAGCAAAGGGATGCACAGATAAAG CTGGAAAGGGAAACTTCAGACTCAAAGTTCACCAAACTGAAGCTCCAAGCAAAGGCAAAAGTTGCTAATTTAAACAAGCAGCTTGAGGAACTTAAGAAAACATCAGCTGACAATAAG GCAAACAAAGAAGGGAACAGTGATGATCAGAGACAGGATGCAAAGATTCATGAAGAGGAGAAAAGGAGACTACAAGATAATGTATCCGAGCTCACAAAGCAGCTTCAAGAGAGTCAAGAGACTGTCTCAAATCTTACAAGACAACTATATGATAGTCAAGAAAGTCTCAATGAACTTACAAGACAGCTCCATGAGAGTCAGCAAACAGTGGAACAGCTCCATGAAAGGCAACAAAATCAAGAATCTGAG aCCCGTGATCTCCAGCGGAAGCTAGAGGAGCAGTGTGAAACTCTCAATGCCCGCACTCAGTTTGTAGAGATGTTAGAGCAGGAGCTTCAGAGTGCAGAGCTTCAGAAACAG GTTCTGTCTGAGCAATTCAGACAGATGGAAACAGAATTAAAGTCCCTTAGAGAATCTTTGGATGAAGAGAAGAAACAATATGCTTGTCAAGTGACCATAATAGAAGAAAAACTTACAGAAAAGGATCACGCTTGTCAAATGCTGCTTAAGGAGCTGGAGCAAAAGAGTGAAGCTCAACAAGAGCTAGAGAAAATGAAGGCTGACCTTAGAAGTTCACAGGATTTGTTGCAACAAATGAAGGAAGAGCTTGAAAAAGGACAAGAAGCTCACAAAGAGCTGGAACAAATGAGAGAAGAACTGAAGAGAGGGAAAGTGGCACAGGATGAGTTAGAACAACTGAAAGAGCAGTTGAAGAAAGGAATGGAAGATCAGAGGCTGAACACAGGAAAAGATTCCCAGGGTAATTTTGGAGAAGAGTTGCCTAAAGAGCAAGAAGACCTTTGTGGGCTGTATGAAGCAGGAGAAGGGCAAAAACATGGCACAAAAGTATCACTGGAATTAGAACAAACGGAAAGGGTTCATGAAGAATTAGAGAGAATGAAAGAAGAAATTGAACAATTGAGAGGTTATCAGATTGAACTGGAACAAGTAAGAAAGGAACTGGAGAAAGAAAAGGGAGCTAAGGAGGAGCTTGAGAAAGCAAAGATGGAGCTGGACAGCATAAAAGCAGCTCAGAAAAATCAGGAACTGAACGAGTGGAAAATTGAAGAGACACTTGCCCTTCAGCATCAAAATATGGAAAGCCCAGTAACCACAGAGGAGTACCATGAagctttttgtataataaaaagtgAGAACCTAGGGCAAATGTTGAATGAAATGTCAAAGACTGATACTGAAGAGAAGGCACTAG ATGATGCATGCAGTCTGCTCACAGCCTCTGAGAATGTTCTGGAACCACAGGGTGAACTTAtaacacag GTGTTGAACCTTTCTTCAGTGGAAAAAGATGGGCTTGATTCTGTATCAGAAGACTTTGCTATTGCTCTGGGAAATGCTGTAGAAGATATGCAAGAGAAACAATTGTCCATCCTTATGATGGATATTAGAGACACTAAGGAAGAGATAGAGAGCCTGAATGGGCAACTATTAAAAAAAGCCGAAGAATTGCCCAGTGAAAAATTAGAACAAAGGGTGGATGATAGTGAATGCAAAGCTGAGAATGACTTTGTTGAACTAACTGATGCAACGTATAGTGAAAatctaaaatgtaatatttatgaaGAAAGGAGTGACATCTCTGATCTAGACATATATCAGGATAAGGCACCAGTTAGACAGGTCAGAAATGATGAAGGATCTGATACTACTTGTCAAGCTCTGTTAACTACAGAGAGTAGCAATAAGGAGATAAATGTAGATATTAATGCACTGAATAAGCTGGTATCTGAACTGCAAAATCAAGTGCAAACTTTGACCTCTGAGAAGGAGGCCCTGGTCAAGAGGATTACGTTTTTAGACACAGACATTAAACAAATGGAATACTATGGGGCTCAGAACATCTTAGCTGAAAAAGCAAACAGTTTAGAAAATGAGTCAAAATCCAAAGACGTAAAAATTGCAGCTCTGCAAAAAGATCTTGATCAATTGAACCTTCAAATGTCTGAGCAAGATGCACTTTTAAAGCTGAAGGAAGATCAGCTGTGTGAGAAAGAGACAAATATGATAAGCTTGCAGGAAATGCTGAACCTAAGTCAGAGCAAAGAAGAGAGGCTTTCCGAAGCACTTGCAGGAAATGAAAGAGAAAATGTCTTGCTTCAGGATCTCCTTTCACAAAAGAGTGCAAGCATaacaaattttgaaattttgttaACAGAGAAGGATCAGCAGTTGGCTGAGTTAAGTCATAGCCTTTCTGATAAGGTTGTACTCCTAAATGAAGAAAAACATTCCTTGGGTTTGGAAATAAAAATTCTTAAAGAACAGTTGATATCAGTTGACAGAGAACAGAAGGAGGACATTGAACACTCTGCTATACTACGAAAAGAAAATGAGGATGTTCGTCTGCAGCTAGACAAAATTATAAGAGAAAACTCACAgctgcagggcaagatggagttagTACAGCAAGAGCGAGAAGAGCTGCATCAGCAATTAGAAGTTTTAAGACACGATCACgtgacaaaaaaagaaatgttgcacTGTGTCCAAGAAGAATTGCATTTGTTGCAAATTCAGTTGCAAGAAGGAACACGTGAGCACTTACAATCCCAAGAAAAGCTTTTATCTGTGCAAAGAGAAAAAGAGGAGCTAGAAGCAATAGTAAAAACACTAAGACAGGATAATGCACAGCAGCAAGAATTTGTGACATTGCAACAGAGTTCAGATGGGGATTTGCAAGAACAAATTCAAAAACTAACTGAGACACAGCTTCATAATGCAGAAACCATACGCAATCTCCAGATAGAGAAAAGCAACTTAGAGCATGAAGTACATTCTCTCAAAAGCCGATCATTGCTAGACATTGATGAGCCAAAGGAGAAAGAAGAGATGCAAGAGCAATTGGAACTGCAAAAGAACGAGCTTGATCATTTAAAGAAAAAGCTTCACGCTTCTCTTATCAATAGGAAGGAACTCATGAAAAAGGTGTCCACTCTGGAGAAAAAGTTAACTAAATATAATACAGAGCCTGATTGCTCTGGTAGTATAAATGTGGAAGCTAAATCTGCCTGCCAGCAAGTAGCAGAACAAAATGTAGTGGAAGAAGTCCTGAAACTGCAACTTTCAGAAATGGAGTCTGACTTGGAGAAAGCCAGGAGACAGATAATTGAAAATCAGGAAGATGAAGAGAAACTTCAAACACTGATAGAAGAAATGAGTTTGGAGATGAGCAAAAAAGATAACTTGATTAAAACACTACATATGGAAAAAACTGAGAACCTTTCCTTGATTGAAAGGTTAACAGCAGAATCTCAGAACTTAAAGTGTTTAGTTTCTGTGCCTTCGTGTGAACCTGATGAGCTAACTGACACAAAAGCAACGctagaaaacaaaataataaatcttGAGCAAGAAAAAGAGCAACTGCAAAAGAAAGTTCAGGACGCTCTAAATTCTCGTAGGGACACAATTAAAAAAGCACAGGAAAAAGACAGACATCATCGTGAACAGCTGAAACAACAGAAAGAAGAATACAATCTATTGCAGGAAAAATATGAAgagcagcaaaaacattttttggagcaCCAAGGACAGATAAAGAATGTGCAAGAAGTGGAGGCCTCAAAGTTACAGTTGTGTCAATTAGAGGAGCCTCAGGATGCAGGCACACAAACTGATGCGTCTGACCAGCAGCATTTGAAATTTATAAATGTGGAAGTTGACAAACCTGTTTCTGATGAGGATCTTTCTACTAAGGAAACAGTGGAAACTTTAAAACAGCAGCTGGGTATTTTTGAGAAACAGAGAGATGAGTTTGAACGAAGAGCTATTTGTTTAGAAGAAGATCTTGCACGTCGTCTTGAAGAAGTTTCAGAACTGCAAGAGACCATAGAACATTTGAACAGAGAACTTCAACATCAACAAGATAATTGTCAACAGTTTGAAGCCAAAGCTGCCTCTTTAACGATAGAGCTGGATAAAAGCCTTCAGGATTACAACATATTGCAAACAATGGAATCTGAGTTAAAGGAAACACAGAAAGAGTTTTTCCTTAAGCAAGAGGAAATAAACAGTCTTCAGATGGTGCTTGAGGAAAGAAATGAATTTGTAAAAAATCTGCAGTTGTCTGTATTGGAAAAGGAAGAAATTACAGTTGCCCTTAAAGCTCAGTTGGAAAATCAAGCAAAAGAGAATGAGGAACGTATTCAAAAATTTGAAAAGCAGGTGCTGGAAGTGCAGCAAAAACAAGATGAAGATGTGGAGGAAGCTAGGAACAAAACTCAACTTCAGAGGAAGCTTCAGGCTGCTCTAATCTCTAGAAAAGAAGCACTTAAAGAGAGTAAGTCATTACAATCAGAGCTAGATAAAATGGGAAAACAAAGAGAGGAGCTTTCTAGCCAACTGAGAATGGTAGAAAGCTCTGTTGTTCAACTAAGTGAGGAAAGGGACAACTTGCTTGATACATTATTTAGCCAGAAAGAAGAGCTAAACAAGCTAAGAGTGGATGTTGACAAATGTTTAGCGGATAATCAAAATCTGGATGCTTCATGCGAAAGCCTGAAACTTGCATTAGCCGGTATAACACACGAGAAAGAAATATTGGAAAAGGAGCTAGAATCTATGAAAAATGCAGGCTCTACACAGCAACTGGAATGGCAAGAGAAACTGTCTGACCAACAAAAAGAATATGAATCACTGCTTCAGTCTTATGAAAATGTCAGCAATGAGACTGACAGGATGAATAGAGCTTTAGAAGCTGTAAGGCTGGAGAAGCAAGAGATATTCCACAAAATGAAAAGCATGGAATCTGCAAAAAGGGAAGTTGAGAAGCAACTGGAAGATGCAGATCtagaattagaaaatatgaagGATAAAATGAGGAAATTTGCCAAATCAAAGCAGCAAAAAATACTAGAGCTAGAAGAAGAGAATGAAAAACTCAGAGGAGATTTACAACCCAGCAGCAGTGAACAGATATTAAAGTTCAATAAAGAAAATGAAGAACTTAAAGCTGAGCTTGAAAGACTTCACTCAAACAATTGTGATCTTGTTGCTCAACTGGAAGTTGTCAAGAATGAAAATGTTTCTCTTATTCAAGAGGCCGAATGTCTGCGAAATCAGTTTCAGAGTATTGAatcaaaactggaaaaaattgaGAAAGAACACCCCAATTTCAGTCAAGATGAGACTATAACCACACAGGAATCCTCTGTAGTGTCTGTTTTACCACCTCCAAAAAGTAGAGAAAAGGCAGACAGCAGCCAAATATCTGTGGAACTAGACAATAATCAAGAAAAAACATCTGACAAAGTTCTGGCTAATGATTTGATTGCACAGTTGCAATATCGTATAAATGAACTGGAGAACAATACAAAGGAAAATAGTTTTGAAAAAATAAGTGATGAAATAAAGGTCTTACGAGAAGATAAGTTTAAGGCTGAAAAATGGATATCTAATTTGTTAGAGGAAATAAATCAACTGCAAGATCGTATACATGAACTGGAGAACAATACAAGAGATAATGGTCTTGAAAAAATGAGTGATGACATAAAGGTATTACAAGAAGATAAGTTTAAGGCTGAAAAACAGATATGTAATTTGCTAGAGAATATTAGTCAACTGCAAGAAGAGATtgaagagttaaaaaaaataaatcaagaaGTACAAATTGCTGTGGCTAAGGCAATTAAAGAAAAGGAGACGACAGAGTTGGAAAAGGATGAGTTGGAGGAACGCCTCATGAACCAGTTGGCTGAGCTCAATGGAAGTATAGGGAATTACCAACAGGATGCCAtggatttacaaataaaaaatgactgcTTGCAAAAAGAGTTACAGGACCTCCAGTTTGAATTAGAAGAAGAGAAGAGGAAACTAGAGAGGCAAAAAGCAGAAGCACTTTCTCATGTTCAGAAAGAATATGTAGATAAACTGAAATCGGTACACCAGGGAGAAAAAGGCAGAGAAAGACAGGCAAAAGAGCTTCAGGAACTTCTCAAGGAGAAACAGCAAGAGGTACGCCATTTGCAGAAAGACTGTATTCTGTTCCAAGAGACCATCAGTGGTTTAGAAAGAACCGTAAAGGCTTTAGAGTTTGTTCATAGTGAATGTGAGAAAGAAAAAGTAGCAACGAACGAAAGAACAGCTAAAGCCAAGGAAGATACGAAGAAAGCAAAAGCTGACTTGACCTCGATTCGTGTGCTGTTAGATGATACCCAAAGTGAAGCGGCAAGAGTATTAGCAGAGAATATGAAGCTAAAGGAAAGTCTTCGTGTAGCAGGGGAGGATGCAGCTTTAAAACTGAGGATAAAAGATGAGGAAGCAGAAAAGAGGTTGGAACATGAAAGAGATAAGCATCTTAAAGAGATAAAGAACATGCAGGAGAAGCTAGATTTGCTGCAACAGGATAAAGAAAAAATGCAGGAAACTATTACTGGCCTGCAGACTGCTCTGGACAACAAGACTATGGAACTAAAGGAGCTCCAGGGCAGTTTGAACCAGAACATAGCGAAACTGGCAGCATTTACCCGCAGCATGTGTTCTTTGCAAGACGACAGAGACCGTGTAATAGAAGAATctaaaaaatggaataaaaaattCTCAGGTGCCATGCAAGCAAAGGATAATGAAATGGAAGAAAAAGAGAAGATTTGTACATCGCTGAAGAATAAGCTAACAGAAATCACTTCACAAGCTGAGGAACTACGGGAACAAGTGATTAG ACTTGAGAAAGTGAATAAGGAACTCACAACAGCCATTCATACTGACGCAGAATCTCATCTAAAGGTACAGAATTCCCTTCTGGAAGAAAAAGCTGTGCTTTCTTCCCAGCTAGAAGAGGAACAGCGTTTGCAACATAGCAGTCAAGAAGAGCTGAAATTGCGAAATCTGGAGGCCACAGATCGGCAAAATCAACTTGATGCTCTGGAAAcagaaattaaacaatttaaagcAGAGAAGGAGAACCAGCTGGACACAATAAAGAGGTTGGAGTTGAAAGTCCAGGACATGGGGTTGCATATTGAACAGATTGAAAGTGATCTGCAGGCATCTAAAACACTGACAGAGCAACTTCATAGGGAGCTAGAGCAGAAGGAGCAAGATGTAGTGAGACTGCTGAGCTCTCAAGATGAGGCAGTAAGCACAGCTGTTAGAGAGCTGCAGGAATTGCATGCTGCAGAGAGCAAGGAACTCCAGGAGAGAATAGCAGACATGGAGCAGGAGAGGTCACAATTAAGGGAGAAACTGGAGGCTATAAAGGCTCAAGCACAACATTCTCAAGAAGATACTAGAAGAAGTAAAACCCAGCTGGAAGCAATAACTAAATCTATGTGCTCACTGCAGGAGGAACGTGAACGCTTGATAAGTGATTACCAACAGCTAGAGGAGCGACACCTTAGTGCCATACTTGCTAAAGACTCACTGATCCAGGAGGCTGCAGCAGAGGGTAATGAACTACGTGAGGAGCTACGATCTCTGCTGAGCCGCACTGATGACCTGAATGCACAAAATGCCAAACTGAATGCTCAGCTAGCTCGGTACCGTGAGGACTTGAAAGAACTCATAACACTTAAGGACTCACAGCTGAAGCAGCTTCTGGGTGAGAAGTTACAAGAAATAGAGAGACTTCGACAGGAGCAGAGTGCCCAGGAACAGCAACTGAAGCAAGAGAAAGAGCAGGGAGATATTTTGCAGCAGCAACTTGAGGAAACCAGAAAAGAGAAACAGAGCACACAGCTGGAAGTAGAGACCTTGACGCTTTGTGTGTCTAAACTACAGACTGAGAGGGAGGAAGGAGAGACTCGATATGCAGAAGAAATTGAAGAAGTCCAGAAACTGAAAGAGGAGTTATTGCAACTACAAAGCGAATTGACACTTGTGAAAGAGGAGAAATATCAAATTCAAACAGAGGCGGAAAAGAGATTGAAAAGTGTAGAGGAGGAGCTACAGAGGAAACTGCAAAGTTTGCAGCATGATACTGGAATAATGCGCAACGAGACAGAAACAGCCGAGGAACGAGTAGCAGAACTAGCAAGGGACTTGATGGATGCAGAACAGCACCTACTTCATGCAAATGAAGAGAATTCTTCCCTTACAGCTCGGATACAGGCTTTTGAAGGCTCCATGAGGTCTCTGCAGGACAGTCACGATTCTGCTAAGGAAGAGCTACATAAAATGCATTTAGAGCAGAGAAAATGGTCATTCATGGAGGAAACACACAGAGAGGAACAGCAAACATTGAAAGCATTGTTAGAAGAGCAAGCTGCGAAGCTGGAAGCTGGACAAATGCAGATTAGTCAGTTAAGTTCTGACCTACAAGCTTCCCAAAACCATATAAAATTCTTAGAGAATTTACAAGAAGAAAGCAAGAGACTACAAGGGGCTCTGAATTCATCACAAagagaggtggccatacatgtgcagaACACAGATCTCAAGGACAGAAAG GTGCCTAGTAATACTAGTGACTCCTTGCTATCCGCTTTGCAAACCAGTCAAGAGGAAGTGCAGAGCCTTCAAAAGCAGCTTAATGATGCACTTTCTCAGGTTCACCACAAAGAGCTGAGAGTTCAACAGCTCAATggaaag TTGTCTCAGATATTTGAAGAGAAGAATGCTCTATCAATGCAACTTCGAGGAAGCAGCCAGAACCTTAAAGATGCTCTCAGTCGATATGCATCCCTTGAAAAACAACTTCAGGAATTAGCACCCAAGAATCAG GTATCTGTACAGGAGGCCGTGATGGTTGATTCAGCCCCTGGAGCACCACAAGAAAGGAAAGAAATCCACACAGAGGCAGACCAGCAATTGATAGAACTGCAGCAGAG gtATCAAGAAATGAAACACAAAAACACTGAGGCAGAACAAGTTGTTGCAGTGTTGGAGCGACAGTTACTGGACGAACGGCAAAGGGCAGAAGACAGATTCCAGGAAATGGAAGAGAACATGCAGAG GTTGCAGGTAAACAACTGGTCAACCCCTGAGGATCCAAACATGTCCCAAGAGCTTTCATTGTTAATTGAACCTCCAGAAATTGTGAAGACCAAG GCTCGGAGTTCATCCATCCGAAGATTTCTGCGCCATGGGTTATTCTCACGCAGACGGACTCCTTTGCTGATTGCTCTTTATCAAGTAGTTATACATGCGCTGCTGCTCCTCTGTATCACAGGGCACTTGTGA